A region of the Salvia splendens isolate huo1 chromosome 11, SspV2, whole genome shotgun sequence genome:
CTCCGGCTGATCAAATCTTGGAGGAGGAACTTGTTGGGAGTGATGGGAAGAAGGCAATTGATCATGTGTCTGAGCTGCCTTCTTTGGCATTGCCGGTTCGTACAGCTCCAGCTGATGAAATCTTGAAGGAGGAATTGGTTGGGAGTGATGGAAAGAAGCCGAGGAGGGTGGCTAGATTGAAGTGTTTTTTCACTATGGTTCTTGTATTGTTGGTAGCAGCTGGTGCGTCGGTTTCTGTGACGAGCACTCCTTCATTTGATGAGTCGTTGTTGTTCATTAAGGACCCGAGCTTGTCTGATTTGAGTTGTAGCAGCTTGTACGAGCAATCAAGAGCTGTTGTTGCCTCTGCAAGGTCGAGTCTAGGCTGTGTAGCGGCTAGTTCTGCAGCTCTAGTGTTCAAGCTAGCTAACGAGCTGGTTGAAGGCGAGAAACAAGCTCCCGTGCAGTTCATGAACCTGTCTGATCTGCAAGAGAATGCTTGGAAGGAGGCATATTTTCTGAAACAAGTGGAGAGCGTTGAAGAGGACGAGTTTGAAGAGGATTTGGACAGTGAAATGGAAGATGAAGCCTATGCAGATGAGGAGATTGATCTTGAAGCTGAAATTGATGCATTTGAAGAGATGGATCAATCAGCTGACTGGGATGATTACACTGAGAAGGAAATTGATGAAACCATTGCAGAAACTGCTTCTGATACTGTGATTCAAACAGAGATGGATCAATCAGCTCCTGTTTCTCTCAATCAAGAAACTGATGTGGAAACTGCAATAGAAACTTCTCCTGATTCTGCTCACATGGAATCTGAATCTATGCAAAATATCCAGATTCATACAGACATGGATCAATCATCTGCTGATCctcaaaatcaagaaactgaAGTGGAAGCTGAAATGGAAATGGAGAAATCACAAGTTGACATCAACGTTGTAGCTTCTGATAATGTTGAGATGGAATCAAGTGTTATAGCGTTGGCAATTACTTTTTTGTTGGCAGGTGTGGTTGGAGTTGCGGTCTTAGTGTACAAGAGGTTTCCCGGCTCCTCACCTAACGTTGTGCAAGTGGAGCAAGTCGTGCCAGTTGAGAGCAACAACGGGATGAAGGGGTTGCTAAAAGCAGCAACACTGAGGCTATGGAGCAAGAGGAGGAATATTATTCAGAGAGTTGGCAAACGGAAATGAGCAGCAGCTATCATGAGAGGAGTGGTGGAGGAGGCGAAGTAGTGAGCTCGGAGAGGAAGGCTAGAAGGTATTCGAAGAGGGAATCGTTGGCTTCATCCTCGGGGTCGCCTTCTTATGGAAGCTTCACCACTTATGAGAGGATTCCCCCCAAGGCTAATGTGAGTGTCACAAAACGTTATTCTTCTATCTTCATTCATTGTTgttatgaaaaatgaaaaactaaAGTGGTTTTGATGTATGCAGGGCTATGGAGAGGAGGAGATAATGACTCCGGTTAGGCGATCCAGCCGGATTAGGAAGAAGGTCACCTAAGTGTTCTGCATTAGAAGTAGAAATACAAGTAGAAGTATAAATAGAATTGTAGAGAAGTAGCAGTGTTGTGCAACACATCTCTGATGTGAAAACAGAAATAGTCTAGTTTCAAAGTAATGCCTTTGTACTGTGAATTAGACCATATAGTCTAAGTCTACTATTTTCAAGTTggctacatttatattattccGTATGTTTCATAAAAGTAatcttctttttctattttaatccGTTCCACAAAATTGATTTacttctatttttggcaagttTTTTCTCTGTTATGAGGTGGGTTTCGTTCTCACTCTCTAATCAGCCTTTGTTTATATCTCTTCTATTTACCAACTTCACACTAGAATTTATGCATCCCCTGAATCCCTTTTTTTATGGGAGGAGGAAGTATCTTTCTTTGCTTGGTAGAAACATCAAACAAGTACTAGTACATTCcaataaaagaaaacaagagttCCACATAGTATGATGTAAAATACTTTATATTTCCTTGCAATATTCTTCTGATTGTAGTATCATcatatttctaaaaatatcatttgataTCTAGACTAAGTTAATTTTGGAACATTACTAATTACAAAAGTCATTTATTTCCAAAAATTTGTCATTCTAAATCGGAAATAACATGTtacagtaaaaaaaattgtgaatcTGGATAAATTAAGcaaacatttattaattaaGTGATAAGTGATTAATTAATAATCAGAGAATTACTTTTTTGGGGAGAGGTCAAAGTTATATGATGtaagaatatttaaataaagattAACCATTTAAATCTAAATCACATATAAATTAGGTGTCCCACAAGATTTACTAATTGAATTTACCAATTACGTAGTACTCGTAATTAATTTCTACACATCCAACACAAATATGATTGGAAGTAATCAAACCAAAGCAAATAAATTACCAGTGTATGAGTAGTATAAGGAGTATTATTTACAAATTAGTCGAGGGATCTGTACAATAATTACACAAATATACACAGAAATGCCAACATCAGCCTGAAATTGGATAAGATTCTACTTGTCCAAGAAAGCTAAATTATTTACAATTGACTCCACTAAATAGTCGATGAGAGAGCATTTATGtggttttcttcatcttcacaCCTTATTACCAGAAAGGACACCACCTGAAGCAGGAAACATTTTGTTGGATACAAATACCAAAAGAAAACTTACAatacataaattttttaaaaaaaagaatttgatTAATCTGGAACAAACGTCAATTATATAACCGGAAACGTACCCCACATAGTTTTGGCACAAATTTTCATGCGACATTGCTTGAAGAATAAGCTTCTGGACTTGCAATTTGACGGATAATCCATGGTCAGCCTCATGAGTGTCGCCAGAAATCAAGGTACTGTGCTCGAGGGAATGTTGGATGGAGCTCGATGGTAGGGAAGAGAAATCCCTTCCGGTAAGTTTGTTGCTCATCCTTGCCATGACAACTACCGCTCTCTCATTCAGAACCTCATTAGCGTCACCCAATTGGTTTACAGCCTATAAAGCAATTTGGTTTAACATCTGGGCTTGTGAGCATGGCTAACAAGCAGGAAAGATGAAGACTATCAAAGCATACCTGGAGGAGCTCCCTCTCTCGAACGCCCCGCTGTGGTTGAAGCATCTCTCTATTGGCGACCGACTCCTCTCCGTTGACAGCAGGTTGGGTATGTGTACTTGCGAGGGTAGACATTTGAGGGACTTCATTGAAGTTGAAGAGACGCCAGTTTATCAGGGGATCGTGCACAAATGCCTGGACACaacaaatattatattatctcAGAGGATAAATGGATTTAAAAAAATGCCAACTATAAGCAGATCATATAGAGATCTGTCTCAAACACAGCTATAAGTTACGTCTAGCAATAAAGTTGACAGACGGCAAgaactttttttttactaaagGCACCATGAAACAGTGGGTTTTTACCTCCATCATTGCCATAACACTATCTTTGTGAGTCCGCAAAACCTGCATGACACTTTCACAAGTGGAGCGGAAGTTTCCTTCAATACCACTGACCTCCATTGCTTTAACAAGCATTCTAGTTAGCCGAAAAGGAACCTATACCAGCCAATATGTATTAATTTAGACAAATGCCAAAACTTCCTCATTTACAAAGAATAGAAAGAACAAAAACCGATGGAACAGATTACCAACCTTTTCTGGGAACTTTTCTCGGTTCATTGAAGCTTCAAAACAATCCCCAAAGTCGATGTGCAGTATCTTTCCACTGCCAACAATATCTTCTCTAAATAAACTAAGAAGATTTAACTATTGACAATCATGTATTTGTTATATATTTTTACCTGAATCGATGCAGCATTAGGTTGCTTGGATGCCGATCTCCCAAGCCAAGCAAGTAACCAACCTGGAAAAGatgggagtaatatttaaagcTTCAAAATGTGCATAAGGCTTGAGAATTGCACACAATGAAAATCCAGTAAGCTTGACTTCATAAAAATTGTTGGGCGAAAAATTATATTCCCtccatttcctaaaaataggaaCCTTTAAAATGGCATGAGTTTCAATACAAAATTGGTaaggtaagagagagatagaaaaaaagtgtgttagtggaaaatgggtcccacctcatatAGAgaaataagtttcctaaaatggaaagtttctatTTACAGGAATCggacaaaaatggaaagaaattctatttttagtaaaggagggagtattttctTGTGGACAGTAACTCTCCAACATCTTAATACTATATCACTATTACAATTAATTCCACATTTTTAGACCAAAATGAATATTTGACATTGAAATCGATCAGAAGTAATTGATTGACATTCCCAGAGAACATTGAGAGCACTTCAAACTTTATTTTCATTGAATGAGCCAGACAATATCTCACACCAAGTTTCAGGGTTGTCAGGAAAAGATGATTGAAGACTAGGAATGTGTGTATTTAACGCAAATACATACATAGTATGTGTATAGGGAGAAAATCAAGTGACAATAGGCCTTTTACATAGAAATGAAAATACATGCAAGTACACCTTAAATCCATGCATGTATAGTTCATTGTGTGTGTACACAATGGACTACACACACAATGGACTATACATGTAGTATTTGTAATGTCATACAATGGAACTTAAATTATGATATATTGAAATCTTTAGAGCACAACAACTCTACTTTTAATATTTCTTTTAGTTAAAAGAGACATTAGAGTAAAGCTGGCATGAAATACCACTCCGCAAGCGAGGAAAGAGGCATACCATATTCGGTAAAACAATATATCAGCACATATTTTGAAACAATCCAGAAACTTATGCAGCTGATTTTGTAATAGTAGAAAATTATTGACAAAATAATTACTAGGCAGTCAACAATTTAGAAGGGGGATAAACACAGTACCATACTCATCACAGCTAAGCTTCTTGTATAGTTGGTCCTCCTGTCCAACCAGACTTCTGAAGTGCGACTCTTTAGCCAGAGCACCTGCCATTTCAAGAAGCAAATATAGCCATGCAGGAAAGAAACTAATAAGTCAATCCATGAGCAGTACATACCCTCGAAAGGTCATTGCCTTCTGTATTCTGCAGTGCATAGTCAAACACCTCAACCTTTGCTATGAGAGGTAAATGGTCATAATCTGGAGCAAAACTAAGCATCAACTTATGCTCCTGATTCAACGTGATCTACAAAACCAGAAATAATCGCCATAACCACCAGAAAATGCCACTATCatataaataagataatttttAAGCTGCGTGAAAGGAGGAAAAGGCCAAACCTTTCTAGCATCTCTGTACTCACGAATGAGTTGGTGCAAGGTATCACAATTTGGCTTCCATCCTATGAGACCGCTGTTTGGGGATAGTGGAATGACTGAATATCTTTGAATAGAGAGATCCTTCTCAGCAGTTTTTCTAGAATTGCCCAGCAGAGTATTTACCAAACCAAATAGCTGATGGAGAACGCTACAATGTTAGTTGTTTAAAATGGAAAAGGCAATGGATTATTCTGGTAAAAGATGCAAATTTTATAGCATGACACTGTGATATCAGAAAAAGAACCACTAGTTGAGTGGAACAAAAAGTATACAAGTATTAACAACACCTGCATGACACGCTCGTCTTGGCGTAAATCTTCATGCCCCTTCAACAAGAAAGCATGTTCTTCCCCATCACTTCCATGGATTGTCAACTTTCGAGGTCGTTGTTTGGACGTGATGACAACAAGCTGGGGTGCAAATGATGCAATTGTCACCACAGGTGAATCTGGGAAACAAATTATGACTTCAATAGAATCTATAGTAATCAGTATATATTCTACACGGGTGAGTGGATGCATGTTGTGGGGGGTGGGGGTGAGGATTGATCTTGACAAATAGTTCAACAATACCAGCTATATAGGTTCCAGGCACAGCTAGTTTCAGATCACGACATTCCAATAGCTCTGGCGAGACAGACTAGTTTagccaaaaagaaaataaaatcatttagCAATTACTTCCAACCAAAAATTGAACACCAGTTAGAAATTTTGTTTCTAACACAAACTAAACACCAGTTAAAAAGCTCTTCTTGCCTGCAAGTCCAGAGTGGTCAAAGTTTGAAGCTGCTTATCTATACGCCGAAACACATGGTAATACAGATCCCAAGCCTGATGAGATATAAAACTTAGAATCAGCCGGTAGTGTAATAAAGCACACATCAATCCAATAGAGGTGGAAACATGACTACATTCTTTCACAAATCATACCTGAGTTAAGTCTGCATCATTTCCAGTTCTTCTGTATCTCATGCAGCACTCATAGGCCTCCAGAAGTTCATGCCGGTATGCCTGAAAAGAAAGTCTTCaattaacaaaacaacaatGAAACTAGAATGATTGAAAAAAAAGTATGAAGGTCAATTTTCTTTCATTCAATTATTTTCAACGGAAGAGAGGATCGTTTCACATAACAAAGAGGAACACGtacaaaatgaaatgaaatgaaaaccaAAGAGCAAATAACCATCTTATTAAATGTTTATGAAACTTTAAAATTATATACtcataatattagaaacaagtTGCAATGTGAAAAGGGGCACTACCTGAATGAAGGCTTTCTCTTTAATAGTGGAATTATTCCTTGCTGCACCTTCCTCAAGCATTTGGTGCAATGGCTCTAAAACATTCAACATTCCTTCAATATTATGTTCACCGAAGTATAAGCGGCTTGCCTCTTCCAAAGCCTCATGCCACATCTCATGCCAAAGTATTGCAACTCGGATCAACTCCGTGGACACAAGTTGGGCCTGTTAATTCAAGAAGTAATGTCGGATAAAAGAGGAAAGCAGTCACCAGAGAATAATCACTACAACATTTCTATTTTACCTCATCCACTAGTATACCACTATGTTGTCGAACTTTATCAACCACTTCTTGTGCTGCCTCTCTCCTTAAATTGCTAATAGATTTACATGCCACGAGAAGAGGGTACATAAGAGCCTGCataatagaattaaattaaaatatgttccCTTATTGAAGAGATTGAGAAAAGGATAATCAAACTGTATTCATTACACTAGTCAAGTAGTTCATATTTGTTCTTAGAGAGCCCAATATCGAAGATCAAACTTTGTCTTACAACACCAACTTGGTGATTTCATTCCTAGTTCTGATTTATTTAAACCAGCCATCCTTCCTACTTTATTAGCACTCATTCCAGTCGTAATGTTCTAGCTTCATCACAAACAAACACAAGTTTAGATAATTCTAGAGATCTGGGAAGAGGGTGTTCAGGTAATTATTAGATTCTTGGTTAGCTAGCAAGTGGAGGTGAACCTTAAAagatatttgaaaattttcctTTATATACTCAAGTCAGGACAAGGTGTATTTTCTCGATGTCAGATTATGAACCTCTGGGGCAGATTTAAAGATTGACCGCACTTCTCTGAATTCCAATTGTTTTTTGTTACACTCTTTGTTTGACTATGCAGGAAAAGCAGTGATGCTAATGAAATAAACAATCCGTTTTTTCCTTAACTCTAATGGAAAACTACCATTGGAGAAATAACAATGTTGTAGAAATACAAAATATTGACACCATATATTTGC
Encoded here:
- the LOC121753838 gene encoding uncharacterized protein LOC121753838, with amino-acid sequence MAAHSNSSLSPLSSKPINPNPRNPETNSTIRRSFTATNKPSPLINQRRLDPFTPANSPSEFGGRRCVDRDCEEKENGEKDCILKASKLQSPAKGCKNFIAPTISAASKFTPSPRKKVLVDRNEPVRTSISFSDGKAMFFSNENMSASVVETHPVSKPCKKVTFSDESVITDSDGVGVESKVVQSPIDVDPCLPPYDPKTNYLSPRPQFIRYKPNPIVEMLLNKEKGMDSDEFEYSLMAEMLSVGSSDSDEASADMVVGLDEEMEAVDHVLDSPSLVLPIVTAPADQILEEELVGSDGKKAIDHVSELPSLALPVRTAPADEILKEELVGSDGKKPRRVARLKCFFTMVLVLLVAAGASVSVTSTPSFDESLLFIKDPSLSDLSCSSLYEQSRAVVASARSSLGCVAASSAALVFKLANELVEGEKQAPVQFMNLSDLQENAWKEAYFLKQVESVEEDEFEEDLDSEMEDEAYADEEIDLEAEIDAFEEMDQSADWDDYTEKEIDETIAETASDTVIQTEMDQSAPVSLNQETDVETAIETSPDSAHMESESMQNIQIHTDMDQSSADPQNQETEVEAEMEMEKSQVDINVVASDNVEMESSVIALAITFLLAGVVGVAVLVYKRFPGSSPNVVQVEQVVPVESNNGMKGLLKAATLRLWSKRRNIIQRVGKRK